The Deinococcus sonorensis KR-87 genome includes a window with the following:
- a CDS encoding hemolysin family protein has protein sequence MNDYLGLAALFVLVLINGFFVAAEFALVSVRRTRIDQLAEEGNRSAQLAQRAINHLDLMVAATQLGITMASLAIGFVAEPAIEHLMEPVLESAGVSPGAMRPISFGIAFAVSTVMHIVIGELAPKSWALQRGEQVAMFVTRPLLVFASVFRYLIYFLNWLGNAVVRLFGLKATSGHHTAHSEEEIRMIVSASSQEGVLENDEKELLYNVFDLSDTMVRSIMTPRVDMIVADAAAPLRRLLELNTEHGYSRVPVYLDTADNVVGVAHTSDVLRHLEELDHITIEEMMRPTFYVPEGMRINDLLKNMQERKSHMAIVVDEFGGTAGLVTLEDALEEIVGEIYDETDEEEVSLVEVLDQDTYLMDASVTVDQVEERLGTELDEDEDGEYDTLAGFITHHFGYIPEVGEAFAYEGWCYTVTEADPRRVIQVRVERGNEPNMPLAEEEEAIHESTRDA, from the coding sequence ATGAATGATTACCTAGGGCTGGCGGCGCTGTTCGTGCTGGTGCTGATCAACGGCTTTTTCGTGGCCGCCGAGTTTGCACTGGTGAGCGTGCGCCGCACCCGCATCGATCAGCTGGCCGAGGAGGGTAACCGCTCGGCGCAGCTGGCCCAACGTGCCATCAACCACCTGGACCTGATGGTGGCGGCCACCCAGCTGGGCATCACCATGGCCAGCCTGGCCATCGGCTTCGTGGCCGAACCGGCCATCGAGCACCTGATGGAGCCGGTGCTGGAGTCGGCCGGCGTCAGTCCGGGGGCCATGCGCCCCATCAGCTTCGGCATCGCCTTCGCGGTCAGCACCGTGATGCACATCGTGATCGGGGAGCTGGCGCCCAAGAGCTGGGCGCTGCAGCGCGGCGAGCAGGTGGCGATGTTCGTGACCCGCCCGCTGCTGGTGTTCGCGTCCGTGTTCCGCTACCTGATCTACTTCCTGAACTGGCTGGGCAACGCGGTGGTGCGCCTCTTCGGCCTGAAGGCGACCAGCGGCCACCACACCGCGCACTCGGAAGAGGAAATCCGGATGATCGTGTCGGCCAGCAGCCAGGAAGGCGTGCTGGAGAACGACGAGAAGGAGCTGCTCTACAACGTCTTCGACCTGTCGGACACGATGGTCCGCAGCATCATGACGCCGCGGGTGGACATGATCGTGGCCGACGCGGCCGCCCCGCTGCGCCGCCTGCTGGAACTGAACACCGAGCACGGCTACTCGCGGGTGCCGGTGTACCTGGACACCGCCGACAACGTGGTGGGGGTGGCGCACACCAGCGACGTGCTGCGTCACCTAGAGGAACTGGACCACATCACCATCGAGGAGATGATGCGCCCGACCTTCTACGTGCCGGAGGGTATGCGGATCAACGACCTGCTGAAGAACATGCAGGAGCGCAAGAGCCACATGGCCATCGTGGTGGACGAGTTCGGCGGCACAGCCGGGCTGGTGACGCTGGAGGACGCCCTGGAGGAGATCGTCGGGGAGATCTACGACGAGACCGACGAGGAGGAAGTGTCGCTGGTGGAGGTGCTGGACCAGGACACCTACCTGATGGACGCGTCCGTCACGGTGGATCAGGTGGAGGAGCGGCTGGGCACCGAACTGGATGAGGACGAGGACGGCGAGTACGACACGCTGGCCGGCTTCATCACCCATCACTTCGGGTACATTCCCGAGGTGGGCGAGGCCTTCGCGTACGAGGGCTGGTGCTATACCGTGACCGAAGCGGACCCGCGCAGGGTGATCCAGGTCCGGGTGGAACGCGGCAACGAGCCGAACATGCCGCTCGCTGAGGAAGAAGAGGCCATACATGAGTCAACCCGAGATGCCTGA
- the cdd gene encoding cytidine deaminase produces MSQPEMPETRPAAAPDTELLALARRAYANAYAPYSRFHVGAALRTADGRTYAGANVENASYGLGRCAEQSAVQALASDGGRDFSEVLVYSEASPPASPCGACRQVLFEFAPEASVTCVNHLGEVISGQVKDFLPHGFRLEENKR; encoded by the coding sequence ATGAGTCAACCCGAGATGCCTGAGACGCGCCCGGCTGCCGCCCCCGACACGGAGCTGCTGGCGCTGGCCCGACGGGCCTACGCGAACGCTTATGCCCCCTACAGCCGTTTCCATGTGGGGGCCGCGCTGCGGACCGCGGATGGCCGCACCTACGCCGGCGCCAACGTGGAAAATGCGAGCTACGGCCTGGGCCGCTGCGCCGAGCAGTCGGCGGTGCAGGCGCTGGCCAGCGACGGTGGCCGCGACTTCAGCGAGGTGCTGGTGTACAGCGAGGCGAGCCCGCCGGCCAGCCCGTGCGGAGCCTGCCGTCAGGTGCTGTTCGAGTTCGCCCCGGAGGCCAGCGTGACCTGCGTGAATCACCTGGGCGAGGTGATCTCGGGGCAGGTCAAGGACTTCCTCCCGCACGGCTTTCGTCTGGAAGAAAACAAGCGCTGA
- a CDS encoding diacylglycerol kinase: MRRWWRSAGFAWAGVRHAWLTQPNLRIEAWLALLALVLAICLQAPLAPILLCCGLVLGLELINTAVEAVVDLVSPEQHPLARVAKDCAAGAVLVGSAAALLVGVVELLPRLLRLLGL; encoded by the coding sequence ATGCGGCGCTGGTGGCGGTCAGCGGGGTTTGCCTGGGCCGGGGTGCGGCACGCCTGGCTCACCCAGCCCAACCTGCGCATCGAAGCGTGGCTGGCGCTGCTGGCCCTGGTGCTGGCCATCTGTCTGCAGGCCCCGCTCGCCCCCATCCTGCTGTGTTGCGGGCTGGTGCTGGGTCTGGAACTGATCAACACGGCCGTGGAGGCGGTGGTGGACCTGGTCAGCCCGGAGCAGCATCCGCTGGCCCGGGTGGCCAAGGATTGCGCGGCGGGAGCGGTGCTGGTGGGAAGCGCTGCCGCGCTGCTGGTGGGTGTGGTGGAGCTGCTGCCTCGTCTGCTGCGGCTGCTCGGCCTGTGA